The Nitrospira sp. KM1 genome includes a window with the following:
- a CDS encoding proton-conducting transporter membrane subunit — protein sequence MIPWLLAGIPLVGMLACLPFRSDPGRLKQSSVAWAMFSLVSVAGCANRIDVPPEGLLPLFLLPLAATISILGQPVHEHHRLSWMLTLLFLGLGLSAISIPPPIGFLSLTLLLALIAGLLYRHHSELWPRSSWGIGAYGFGALCAVASAAADAPLSSVASLLTCAVLLPLVPFHDGHLTALTRLPGSLPSFIVVLLPLAGLHHLAAAMPTIPDIVAWTVSLFALAGASYGALKALAQSRVRLLLAYGSLSFFSILWWFAAASRTATPRSALLVGTVGLATSGLMIAWQVIRTRYGDDVDPQAISGLATGMPKYAVLLSLLALAAMGLPPFGVFAGFMGLLLSPPFPSLAGLFFTLLAWLAASWYIMQMVQRLLFGVRRPELRYTDLLQAEFASLLIVVLVLLALGLAPTTLFASERALLGTVTAGDSPTWIP from the coding sequence ATGATTCCTTGGCTGCTGGCCGGTATCCCGTTGGTGGGGATGCTCGCCTGCCTGCCCTTTCGCTCGGATCCCGGACGGCTAAAACAGTCCTCTGTCGCCTGGGCCATGTTCAGCCTCGTCTCGGTTGCGGGATGTGCCAACCGAATCGACGTGCCACCTGAAGGACTTCTGCCGCTCTTCCTCCTGCCGTTGGCCGCCACAATCTCGATTCTGGGGCAACCGGTTCACGAACATCACCGGCTTTCGTGGATGTTGACGTTGTTGTTTCTTGGATTGGGCTTATCCGCCATAAGCATTCCCCCGCCGATCGGCTTCTTGAGCTTGACACTGCTCCTGGCTCTGATAGCAGGACTGCTCTACCGGCACCACAGCGAACTCTGGCCCAGATCCTCGTGGGGCATCGGCGCCTACGGTTTCGGTGCTTTGTGTGCCGTCGCGTCAGCCGCCGCCGATGCTCCGCTGTCATCGGTGGCTTCTCTGTTGACCTGCGCGGTCTTGCTCCCCCTCGTGCCCTTTCACGATGGTCACCTGACAGCGCTGACGCGGCTGCCAGGCAGTCTGCCCTCATTCATCGTCGTGCTCCTTCCACTCGCCGGTCTCCACCACCTTGCGGCTGCCATGCCGACGATCCCGGACATCGTGGCTTGGACCGTGAGCCTTTTCGCCCTGGCGGGAGCTTCCTACGGCGCGCTCAAGGCGCTGGCACAATCCCGTGTCCGTCTCCTGCTGGCCTACGGAAGTCTCTCGTTCTTTTCCATTCTCTGGTGGTTCGCCGCCGCCTCGCGCACGGCGACGCCCCGGTCCGCTCTCCTGGTAGGGACAGTGGGCCTGGCTACAAGCGGGCTCATGATCGCCTGGCAGGTCATCCGTACCAGATACGGCGATGACGTGGACCCGCAAGCCATCAGCGGCCTCGCGACCGGCATGCCGAAGTATGCGGTCTTACTATCGCTGCTCGCGCTGGCGGCGATGGGTCTGCCGCCCTTTGGTGTCTTCGCCGGATTTATGGGTCTGCTGTTGAGCCCACCGTTTCCTTCATTGGCTGGCCTGTTCTTCACGCTCCTGGCGTGGCTTGCCGCCTCCTGGTACATCATGCAGATGGTGCAACGGCTGCTCTTCGGCGTCCGGCGGCCCGAATTGCGATACACCGATCTGCTCCAAGCCGAGTTCGCTTCGTTATTGATCGTCGTGCTGGTCCTTCTCGCTTTGGGGCTGGCGCCCACGACCCTCTTCGCCTCCGAACGGGCCTTGCTCGGAACCGTCACTGCCGGAGACTCGCCCACGTGGATTCCCTAG
- a CDS encoding DUF2309 domain-containing protein, which produces MDSLDRATDIESKRMELRGVVRLAGEVVAQYWPMRTFVHHNPLHSLEYLPFEETVRRGKQFMGGSGYLPGEVYRQYFRSGRIRSEHLDEVLTPLVQDTHVAIGARIITHGGVLRACLTEGLGSPAVEPLDSQLPDPSHALIERLAARLDSVLTYPDLQTRLRAIVDADEAALGRWLTLSHWCDDTLGTQIVRQINDQLIKWCEAFLDEGHATWAMPEREKGLYQAWKAIAAHEWSPCGIADSGRKIAALPDYPEDALLESLDALGIPLDLRQDYLSLQLTALPGWAGFIKWRGEERDYPWQQAYPAGLVKFLAIRLWYARELVQKACRDELGIDGRYEAVTAYMRSRPEEYYLRRQRVAGRLPALYAEEVDRLAHQGGNGWKAVLDRYRIEVVPRQATAARRAAARILLALAQSLDLDREQLVTTPPETLKQLVEWIESFPESTHGPVWLKALESSYQKSLLGRLRSRTSGAEAPALRPYSQSVYCIDVRSEPFRRHLESTGAHDTYGFAGFFAAFIRFRAWGKEHETEQFPVIMRAKNEVREIPRSYLDHKVSTHEARTKWVHAGHTLLHDLKENVVTPYVMVESLGWVYAIPIFGKTLWPSLYRRWTAWLRRLFVPPIATTLTVGKLAPDETAEMLVAQQQARIRTALEEHTGLRKSRITPLLVEALRQRALGGTGEVDQVFLDAATQAGLSPESLERLVGVLQRQYDISARSASHQRERITRTGFTTEEQVLTVDTALRMMGLTRNFARLVFFCAHGSTSENNPYESALDCGACGGNEGKPNARVLAMMANNRTVRERLAKNGLDIPADTHFLAGQMDTTTDQVTLFDLEDVPPTHRADLARLQEDLQEAAELTSQERCARFPDLEPAPVGKRAAAHVRKRSADWSQVRPEWGLSGNTAIIFGRRELTKGLDLEGRVFLHSYDYREDPSNRLLEVLLTAPQVVAQWINMEHYFSITDNEVYGSGSKIYHNVVGRLGIMSGPWSDLRLGLARQTVMNGELPYHEPMRLLTIIEAPRERIDKLIGRHEVLQHFYHNEWVHLVALDPMDTVWYRYRPTKAWVAID; this is translated from the coding sequence GTGGATTCCCTAGATCGCGCGACCGACATCGAATCGAAACGGATGGAGTTACGGGGGGTCGTTCGCCTCGCCGGCGAAGTCGTCGCGCAGTACTGGCCGATGCGGACGTTCGTGCATCACAACCCGCTCCACAGCCTCGAGTATCTTCCCTTCGAGGAAACGGTCCGCCGCGGCAAGCAATTCATGGGCGGGAGCGGTTATCTTCCCGGCGAGGTGTATCGTCAGTATTTCCGGTCGGGGCGGATCCGCTCCGAACACCTGGACGAGGTCTTGACCCCGCTGGTGCAGGACACTCACGTCGCGATCGGTGCCCGCATCATTACGCACGGCGGGGTGCTGCGCGCCTGCCTGACCGAGGGACTGGGATCGCCTGCCGTCGAACCGCTCGACAGTCAGTTGCCCGATCCCTCGCACGCGCTGATCGAACGACTCGCAGCCCGGCTTGACTCCGTGCTCACCTATCCGGACCTCCAGACACGCCTACGCGCCATCGTGGATGCCGACGAAGCCGCCTTGGGACGATGGCTCACGCTGTCGCACTGGTGCGACGATACGCTGGGGACGCAGATCGTCCGCCAGATCAATGATCAGCTCATCAAATGGTGTGAGGCCTTCCTTGACGAAGGGCACGCGACCTGGGCCATGCCTGAACGCGAAAAGGGCCTGTACCAAGCCTGGAAAGCGATCGCCGCTCATGAATGGTCACCCTGCGGAATTGCCGATAGCGGCCGAAAAATTGCGGCCCTCCCCGATTATCCCGAGGATGCCCTTCTGGAGAGCCTTGATGCACTGGGCATCCCGCTCGATCTTCGCCAGGATTATCTCTCGCTGCAATTGACCGCTCTCCCGGGCTGGGCCGGTTTCATCAAATGGCGCGGCGAAGAACGGGACTATCCCTGGCAACAGGCATATCCGGCGGGGCTCGTCAAGTTCCTGGCCATCCGCCTCTGGTACGCGCGCGAGCTCGTTCAGAAAGCTTGCCGAGACGAACTCGGAATCGACGGTCGCTACGAGGCCGTGACCGCATACATGCGCAGCCGGCCAGAAGAGTATTACTTGCGGCGACAGCGGGTTGCGGGGCGATTGCCGGCGTTGTACGCGGAAGAGGTCGATCGACTCGCCCACCAGGGAGGCAACGGGTGGAAGGCGGTGCTTGATCGCTACCGAATCGAGGTGGTTCCCCGGCAGGCAACGGCAGCCCGTCGGGCAGCGGCCAGAATCCTGCTGGCGCTGGCGCAATCACTGGACCTCGATCGGGAGCAGCTCGTGACGACCCCTCCCGAAACGCTGAAACAATTGGTCGAATGGATTGAGTCATTTCCGGAGTCCACTCATGGTCCGGTCTGGCTCAAGGCCCTCGAATCCAGCTATCAGAAGTCTTTATTGGGACGGCTCCGATCCCGGACATCGGGTGCCGAAGCACCGGCACTCCGGCCATACTCGCAGTCGGTCTACTGCATTGATGTGCGATCAGAACCGTTCCGTCGGCACCTGGAATCGACCGGCGCGCACGACACTTATGGCTTCGCCGGGTTCTTCGCCGCGTTTATCCGGTTCCGTGCCTGGGGAAAGGAGCACGAGACGGAACAGTTTCCCGTCATCATGCGCGCCAAGAACGAGGTCCGGGAGATTCCACGCAGTTATCTCGATCACAAGGTATCCACCCATGAAGCCCGCACGAAGTGGGTCCATGCCGGCCACACGCTCCTTCACGATCTCAAGGAGAACGTGGTCACGCCCTATGTCATGGTGGAATCGTTAGGATGGGTGTACGCCATTCCCATTTTCGGCAAGACCTTGTGGCCGTCACTTTACCGGCGATGGACGGCCTGGTTGCGGCGCCTGTTCGTCCCACCCATCGCGACGACGTTGACCGTCGGCAAGCTGGCCCCGGATGAAACCGCCGAGATGCTGGTGGCCCAGCAGCAGGCCAGGATCCGGACAGCACTTGAAGAACACACGGGGCTGCGAAAGTCTCGGATCACCCCTCTGCTCGTCGAGGCTCTCCGGCAACGAGCCCTGGGCGGCACGGGGGAAGTCGATCAGGTGTTCCTGGATGCCGCTACGCAGGCCGGGCTCTCACCGGAATCGCTCGAACGGCTCGTGGGCGTCCTGCAACGGCAATACGACATCAGCGCACGCTCCGCGTCCCATCAGCGGGAACGGATCACGCGCACCGGATTCACCACAGAAGAGCAGGTGCTGACGGTGGACACGGCGTTGAGGATGATGGGCCTGACACGGAATTTCGCGCGGTTGGTCTTCTTCTGCGCGCACGGGAGCACCTCCGAAAACAATCCCTATGAGTCTGCGCTCGATTGCGGCGCCTGCGGCGGCAACGAGGGCAAGCCCAATGCTCGGGTTCTGGCCATGATGGCGAACAATCGGACAGTACGGGAACGCCTGGCCAAAAATGGCCTCGACATCCCGGCCGACACCCATTTCCTGGCCGGCCAGATGGATACCACGACCGACCAGGTGACGTTGTTCGACCTGGAAGATGTGCCGCCGACCCACCGCGCTGATCTGGCCCGGTTGCAGGAAGATCTGCAGGAGGCGGCCGAGCTGACCAGTCAAGAACGCTGCGCGCGCTTTCCCGACCTCGAGCCGGCGCCGGTCGGAAAACGGGCGGCGGCTCACGTGCGAAAACGCAGCGCGGACTGGAGCCAGGTCCGACCGGAATGGGGACTCTCGGGCAACACCGCCATCATCTTCGGCCGCCGGGAACTGACCAAGGGTCTCGATTTAGAGGGCCGAGTCTTCCTGCATTCGTACGACTACCGGGAAGATCCGTCCAATCGCCTGCTGGAGGTGCTGCTGACCGCACCACAAGTCGTGGCGCAGTGGATCAACATGGAACACTATTTTTCCATCACCGACAACGAGGTCTACGGAAGCGGAAGCAAGATCTACCACAACGTCGTCGGAAGACTGGGGATCATGTCGGGGCCCTGGAGCGATCTTCGCCTGGGGCTCGCGCGGCAGACCGTCATGAATGGCGAGCTTCCCTATCATGAGCCGATGCGGCTGCTCACGATCATCGAGGCGCCGCGGGAGCGCATCGACAAATTGATCGGACGACACGAAGTGCTGCAGCACTTCTATCACAATGAATGGGTCCATCTCGTCGCGCTCGATCCCATGGATACGGTATGGTATCGATATCGCCCCACAAAGGCATGGGTTGCGATTGATTGA
- a CDS encoding P-II family nitrogen regulator, whose protein sequence is MGGLTLHSMKEIRVIVAGEHRAFVTELLDRVNATGYTIIGNVSGKGHHGVREAHFMFSEQESLEMIMTVVPEEKVEPILAGLRPLFERHSGVMFVADVSVSRQEYFGKKKPSS, encoded by the coding sequence ATGGGTGGGTTGACGTTACATTCGATGAAAGAGATCCGCGTGATCGTGGCCGGTGAGCACCGGGCCTTCGTGACGGAATTGCTCGACCGCGTCAATGCGACGGGCTATACGATCATCGGCAACGTGTCGGGAAAGGGCCACCATGGCGTGCGGGAAGCCCATTTCATGTTCAGCGAACAAGAAAGCTTGGAGATGATCATGACGGTGGTTCCGGAAGAGAAGGTCGAACCTATTCTCGCCGGTCTCAGGCCGCTTTTTGAGCGCCATTCCGGCGTCATGTTCGTCGCCGACGTGTCCGTGAGCCGGCAGGAGTATTTTGGGAAGAAAAAGCCGTCGAGCTGA
- a CDS encoding tetratricopeptide repeat protein, which produces MSEHQARCEAALLRGDWDEASREAKAWISLTPSGTPDPRPNFALNVVHLVKGQFAEAWSIHAKSLQEPHDIASVKEWIEDIAATHPDESSAHLLAGLFLAQSGQSEQSIHAYKQAAQLNSASVYPHYFLAQIHERAGHPEMAIKEYREAVRLDPAFAPARSNLGVAYQEQGRLEMAIPQYREVIKLNPLDSLAHANLACALAEQGKLEPAVQAYKEALRLNPNDAEVHFALGSLYETRSRMDLAQKEFGDALQADPDFGPAHTALGWISLRKGHLQDAFEAFNRGLKANEQDARAYHGIAEYYAQRRKPESAMDNYAKALKYYQDPDKKNAIMNQLFQEGRVGD; this is translated from the coding sequence ATGAGCGAGCATCAGGCACGGTGCGAGGCTGCGCTGCTTCGCGGAGATTGGGACGAAGCCTCTCGGGAGGCGAAAGCATGGATAAGCCTGACTCCATCAGGCACGCCGGACCCTCGTCCGAACTTTGCGCTCAACGTCGTCCATTTGGTCAAGGGGCAGTTCGCCGAGGCGTGGTCGATCCATGCGAAGTCACTACAGGAACCGCATGATATCGCCTCCGTCAAAGAATGGATCGAAGATATTGCGGCGACGCACCCCGACGAATCCTCCGCACATCTGCTGGCGGGCCTGTTCCTCGCTCAGTCAGGTCAGTCCGAACAGTCGATCCACGCCTACAAGCAAGCCGCTCAACTGAATTCTGCGTCGGTCTATCCCCATTACTTCCTGGCGCAGATCCATGAACGTGCCGGGCATCCGGAGATGGCGATCAAGGAATATCGTGAGGCAGTACGGCTTGATCCCGCTTTTGCCCCGGCCCGGTCCAATCTTGGCGTGGCCTATCAGGAACAGGGCCGCCTGGAAATGGCGATTCCGCAATATCGCGAGGTCATCAAACTCAACCCGCTGGACAGCCTGGCGCATGCCAATCTGGCTTGCGCGCTTGCCGAACAGGGAAAATTGGAGCCGGCGGTGCAAGCGTACAAAGAAGCCTTGCGCCTGAATCCCAATGATGCGGAAGTGCACTTCGCACTCGGCAGCCTCTACGAAACCCGCAGCCGCATGGATCTGGCGCAGAAGGAGTTCGGAGATGCGTTACAAGCCGATCCCGACTTCGGCCCCGCACACACGGCGCTAGGCTGGATCTCGCTACGGAAAGGTCACTTACAAGATGCGTTCGAGGCGTTCAACCGAGGACTGAAGGCGAACGAACAGGATGCGAGAGCGTACCACGGTATTGCCGAATACTATGCACAACGGCGAAAGCCGGAAAGCGCGATGGACAACTATGCCAAGGCGCTCAAGTACTACCAGGATCCCGATAAGAAAAACGCCATCATGAATCAACTGTTTCAGGAAGGGCGGGTCGGGGATTAG
- a CDS encoding FAD-dependent thymidylate synthase, with product MSADRPARRVIAVAPMPPEKSAYALARYSRSPDSIENSIKWVHGHSSEKFWEQFYFDYGHASIADLGHVIVCFEDITELAAVRLEDEPVWDGQAKSSRYQNFASSGWYVPDAIHGSETEGTYLGVLRSLGEIYRQLHEPLVTFLSNREPCPQDMKAAEYQRTIAARAFDATRYLLPLASRTNVGQVVSIRTLEKQITRLLSSQLPELRMIGEELKDACLRPPMNVWGELSGQSAGLNEPMAPTLARHAKANEYQAGVYSDLSRYAKEALKGTDLDQPASWGKQESVDLIDLHDPVDETIATLLYRVSQAPYRKILAEVRNWSEKKKQDTMAVALGSRGPYDELIKEFRSGYAFIFDVLMDIGGWRDMHRHRRCQQIQQNFTTVHGYDVPPPLVQAGLADEYRQAMDVVLSDIERLKKVSAEAALYAIPFGCKVRCLFKMDFAEAEYIAKLRSGVKGHWSYRAIAWHMKQKLTERYPSLGHHMQATSPDIEDTLTR from the coding sequence ATGAGCGCCGACCGTCCAGCCCGTCGTGTCATTGCCGTGGCGCCGATGCCTCCGGAGAAATCCGCCTATGCGCTGGCGCGCTACAGCCGGTCTCCCGATTCGATCGAAAACAGTATCAAGTGGGTCCATGGACATTCGTCGGAGAAATTCTGGGAGCAGTTTTACTTCGATTACGGCCATGCCTCCATTGCCGATCTTGGCCACGTGATCGTGTGTTTTGAAGATATTACCGAACTGGCCGCTGTCAGGCTCGAAGACGAACCGGTATGGGACGGGCAGGCCAAGTCCAGCCGGTACCAGAACTTCGCGTCCAGCGGCTGGTATGTGCCGGATGCGATTCATGGAAGTGAAACAGAAGGTACCTACCTGGGTGTGCTTCGAAGCCTTGGAGAAATCTATCGGCAGTTGCATGAGCCCCTCGTGACCTTTCTGTCCAATCGAGAACCCTGTCCACAGGACATGAAAGCAGCGGAATATCAGCGGACGATCGCCGCTCGAGCCTTCGATGCGACGCGATACCTTCTCCCCTTGGCATCCCGCACCAACGTAGGGCAAGTCGTCAGCATCAGGACCCTGGAGAAGCAAATTACACGTCTGCTCTCCTCGCAGTTGCCTGAACTGCGGATGATCGGAGAAGAGTTGAAGGATGCCTGCCTGCGACCTCCGATGAACGTGTGGGGGGAACTCTCCGGACAGTCCGCGGGGTTGAACGAGCCCATGGCTCCAACCCTGGCGCGTCATGCGAAGGCCAACGAATATCAGGCCGGCGTCTACAGCGACCTTTCCCGTTATGCCAAAGAGGCGCTCAAAGGGACCGATCTCGATCAACCAGCCTCATGGGGAAAACAGGAGTCGGTCGATCTCATTGATCTACACGATCCTGTTGACGAAACCATTGCCACGCTCCTGTATCGGGTGTCTCAAGCGCCGTATCGAAAAATTCTGGCCGAAGTGCGGAACTGGTCAGAGAAGAAAAAGCAGGACACGATGGCGGTGGCGCTGGGCAGTCGCGGCCCATATGATGAGTTAATAAAAGAATTCCGGAGCGGCTACGCGTTCATCTTCGACGTGTTGATGGATATCGGAGGATGGCGAGACATGCACCGGCATCGCCGGTGCCAGCAGATTCAGCAGAACTTCACGACCGTGCACGGCTATGACGTCCCACCGCCGCTCGTGCAAGCCGGACTTGCAGATGAATATCGGCAAGCGATGGACGTGGTGTTGTCCGACATCGAACGGCTGAAGAAAGTCAGTGCGGAGGCGGCTCTTTATGCGATTCCGTTTGGATGCAAAGTCCGCTGTCTGTTCAAAATGGATTTTGCCGAGGCCGAGTATATCGCCAAACTACGATCCGGGGTGAAGGGGCACTGGTCCTATCGGGCCATCGCATGGCACATGAAGCAAAAACTCACTGAGCGGTATCCGTCGCTGGGCCACCATATGCAGGCGACCTCCCCGGATATTGAAGATACATTGACCCGATAG
- the hisS gene encoding histidine--tRNA ligase — MIKGIKGVKDILPEDSARWRFIENAARRWGDCYGFREIRIPIFELTTLFARSIGATTDIVEKEMYTFPDRDGTSLTLRPEGTAGTVRAFIEHNRGADPIPQKYFYLGPMFRHERPQAGRLRQFHQFGVEYFGTQDPRADVEVISLLWRFLSDLALPALTLEINSLGSSSDRAAYLPVLVAFLKKKAGQLCENCRRRIDTNPLRVLDCKVPECRMATEDAPQLVAHLSPEAKDHFDRVLTGLTALGIPHHLNPRLVRGLDYYCFTAFEITSSHLGAQNAVGAGGRYDGLVEVLGGSPTPAIGFATGLERISLMLPDQRLPDAGPSVYVAAFGAEGSRAGVILLDELRRAGVPAQSDYRSTTLKAHLRQADRSHCLYAILLGDDEIQRGSAPVRNMLTKEQQDIALPDLPHYFHQLQAPS; from the coding sequence ATGATCAAGGGCATCAAAGGCGTCAAAGATATCCTTCCCGAAGACTCCGCTCGCTGGAGGTTCATCGAAAACGCCGCGAGGCGATGGGGCGATTGCTATGGTTTCCGAGAGATACGCATTCCAATCTTCGAACTCACCACGCTGTTCGCTCGCAGCATCGGCGCGACCACCGACATTGTCGAAAAGGAGATGTACACCTTTCCCGATCGTGACGGCACGTCTTTGACGCTTCGCCCTGAGGGGACGGCCGGGACTGTGCGGGCGTTCATCGAACACAATCGTGGCGCAGATCCTATCCCGCAGAAGTATTTTTATCTTGGTCCGATGTTCAGGCACGAACGCCCCCAGGCCGGACGTCTACGGCAATTCCATCAGTTCGGTGTGGAATATTTCGGCACGCAGGACCCCCGGGCCGATGTCGAGGTCATTTCATTGCTGTGGCGGTTTCTATCCGACCTGGCGCTGCCGGCGCTCACCCTGGAGATCAACAGCCTGGGGAGCAGTTCGGATCGCGCAGCCTATTTGCCGGTGCTAGTGGCCTTTCTCAAGAAGAAGGCCGGACAGCTCTGCGAAAATTGTCGGCGACGCATCGACACGAACCCGCTACGTGTCCTGGACTGCAAAGTGCCTGAATGCCGCATGGCAACCGAGGATGCTCCTCAGCTGGTGGCACATTTGTCGCCGGAGGCCAAGGATCATTTTGATCGAGTTCTGACAGGCCTCACAGCCCTGGGTATTCCCCACCATCTGAATCCCAGACTCGTTCGGGGGCTGGACTACTATTGTTTTACCGCGTTCGAAATCACGTCATCGCACCTTGGCGCGCAGAACGCTGTTGGTGCAGGTGGACGCTACGACGGATTGGTCGAGGTCTTGGGAGGTTCCCCGACTCCAGCCATCGGCTTTGCAACTGGTTTGGAACGCATTTCTCTCATGTTGCCGGACCAGCGTCTTCCTGATGCAGGTCCTTCTGTCTATGTGGCAGCGTTCGGAGCAGAAGGTTCACGAGCGGGAGTGATACTTCTCGACGAACTGCGCCGGGCCGGAGTACCGGCGCAATCCGACTATCGCTCTACGACCTTGAAGGCGCACCTCCGCCAAGCCGATCGCAGTCACTGTCTCTATGCCATCCTTCTTGGCGACGATGAAATTCAGCGAGGTTCAGCCCCTGTTCGCAATATGCTGACCAAGGAACAACAAGACATCGCTCTTCCAGACCTTCCACACTATTTTCACCAACTTCAAGCCCCATCATAA
- a CDS encoding DsrE family protein, with product MASRKLGLLLSTGPSQPNVNAVVRVCEAALRQGIDVYLYLIDEGVKSLPDVRFTSLIDNGLKMSVCAYGCHQHGVSTGDLDSRISLSGLVVLSGIIDGCDRFLAFT from the coding sequence ATGGCATCACGTAAACTTGGACTCTTGTTATCCACAGGCCCTTCTCAGCCTAATGTGAATGCGGTGGTCCGTGTCTGTGAGGCCGCTCTCCGACAGGGAATTGATGTGTATCTCTATCTCATCGATGAAGGCGTGAAAAGCCTGCCGGATGTGAGATTTACGAGCCTCATCGATAATGGACTGAAGATGTCGGTGTGCGCATACGGCTGCCATCAGCATGGGGTATCGACTGGGGACCTGGATTCGCGCATTTCTTTGTCCGGACTTGTCGTGCTTTCCGGCATCATCGACGGGTGTGATCGCTTTCTGGCATTTACATAG
- the dnaA gene encoding chromosomal replication initiator protein DnaA, which produces MTASTVWQEALAYIQGKVPKQVYDTWFTPVHLERIEDMTAHIAVPNKFFGDWLSQHYGPLLKEAVSTARGGGETSVAFVVFSRLSAKNEDQAAPYHVVKQAAQVKPRRGIQLNPKYTFKNFVVGAGNQFAHAACMAVAEQPAKAYNPLFIYGGVGLGKTHLLNAIANHVAERTDLRIAYLTTEQFTNEVINSIRYDKMMDLRKRYRHIDMLMIDDIQFLAGKERTQEEFFHTFNALYEAHKQIVLSSDRFPKEMPDIEERLRSRFEWGLIADLQPPDVETRIAILRKKSEDEGVTLPEDVIQFLSTTMKSNIRELEGSLVRLGAYASLTGQTITLEMAKNVLRDLIGDKKKIVAMEDIQETVSSWFHVKVADLKSRRRSKTLVHPRQIAMYLCRELTDASYPEIGRLFGGKDHTTIIHACRQITKAREQDNALQATLDGLKEKILRN; this is translated from the coding sequence ATGACAGCATCGACGGTATGGCAGGAAGCTCTGGCATACATTCAGGGTAAGGTTCCAAAACAGGTTTATGATACGTGGTTTACGCCGGTTCACCTCGAGCGGATTGAGGACATGACGGCGCACATCGCGGTCCCTAATAAGTTCTTTGGCGACTGGCTTAGTCAACATTATGGTCCTCTCCTGAAAGAGGCGGTCTCTACTGCTCGGGGCGGTGGTGAAACTTCTGTGGCGTTTGTCGTGTTCAGCCGGCTCTCGGCAAAGAACGAGGATCAGGCCGCCCCCTATCACGTAGTGAAACAAGCCGCTCAGGTGAAACCGCGGCGCGGGATTCAACTGAATCCGAAATATACGTTCAAGAATTTCGTTGTCGGGGCTGGGAATCAATTTGCTCATGCTGCATGTATGGCTGTGGCCGAACAACCGGCCAAAGCGTATAACCCGTTGTTCATTTATGGGGGGGTCGGACTTGGGAAGACGCATTTGCTGAATGCGATTGCGAACCATGTCGCTGAAAGAACTGATCTCAGGATCGCATATTTGACGACCGAGCAATTTACCAATGAGGTCATCAATTCAATACGCTACGACAAGATGATGGATCTCAGGAAACGGTACCGTCACATCGATATGCTCATGATCGATGACATTCAGTTTTTAGCTGGGAAAGAGAGGACACAAGAAGAGTTTTTCCATACCTTCAATGCCCTGTATGAGGCCCATAAGCAAATCGTCCTCTCCAGCGACCGATTTCCAAAGGAGATGCCGGACATCGAAGAACGGTTGCGGTCCCGTTTCGAATGGGGGTTAATTGCCGACCTTCAGCCTCCAGATGTCGAAACGCGCATCGCCATCCTCCGGAAGAAATCGGAAGACGAAGGCGTGACGTTGCCGGAGGATGTCATACAATTTCTGTCCACGACGATGAAAAGCAACATCCGTGAGTTGGAAGGGTCGCTCGTTCGGCTGGGGGCGTATGCGTCCCTGACGGGGCAAACCATCACGCTGGAGATGGCGAAAAATGTGCTGCGTGATCTCATTGGCGACAAGAAAAAAATCGTGGCGATGGAAGATATACAGGAAACGGTCAGCTCGTGGTTTCACGTGAAAGTTGCAGATCTGAAATCACGGCGGCGGAGCAAAACGCTCGTTCACCCGCGTCAGATTGCCATGTATCTGTGTCGGGAATTGACGGATGCGTCGTATCCGGAAATCGGCCGTCTGTTCGGAGGCAAAGACCACACAACAATCATCCATGCCTGCCGCCAGATCACCAAGGCCAGGGAGCAGGACAACGCGTTGCAGGCAACACTGGACGGCTTGAAGGAAAAGATCCTTCGCAATTGA